One window of Robiginitalea biformata HTCC2501 genomic DNA carries:
- a CDS encoding glyceraldehyde-3-phosphate dehydrogenase, producing the protein MNQSSYEKELAFQADRRKATTEFIKIISDLWYDKAIEVVLFKNQIIDRNVSEIINLHEYAGQFVQKPISIFDSVELLRAISDLDLPPSKLDIGKLTFEFHSEDNNRYHDAKSFIIDKLKDARHYPEIAPKDVILYGFGRIGRLLARELMAKTGKGNQLRLRAIVTRGEVDETTLEKRAMLMRTDSVHGPFSGTVEPDIANKALIVNGTTVHMISASDPSGIDYTKYDIRDALVIDNTGAFRDEASLGQHLGSKGVAKVLLTAPGKDIPNIVHGVNHREFDPEQVHIYSAASCTTNAITPILKVVEDSLGIRKGHLETIHAYTNDQNLVDNIHGKYRRGRAAALNMVITETGAGKAVAKALPALEGKLTSNAIRVPVPNGSLAILNLELKNKTSLDSLNTILKKYALEGDLVEQIKFSLSNELVSSDIIGSSAPAVYDSRATIVSGGGKNIILYVWYDNEYGYAHQVIRLAKYIAKVRRYTYY; encoded by the coding sequence ATGAACCAGAGCTCCTACGAAAAGGAATTGGCCTTTCAGGCAGACCGCCGGAAAGCCACCACGGAATTCATCAAGATTATCAGTGACCTGTGGTACGATAAGGCAATCGAAGTGGTGTTGTTTAAAAACCAGATCATCGACCGCAATGTCAGCGAGATCATCAACCTGCACGAGTACGCGGGACAGTTTGTGCAAAAGCCTATTTCTATCTTCGATTCCGTGGAGTTGCTCCGCGCCATCAGCGACCTGGACCTCCCCCCTTCCAAGCTGGACATCGGCAAACTCACCTTTGAATTTCATTCCGAGGACAACAACCGCTACCACGACGCCAAGTCGTTTATTATCGACAAACTCAAGGATGCCCGCCACTATCCGGAAATAGCCCCCAAGGACGTTATCCTCTATGGGTTCGGACGGATCGGCAGGTTGCTGGCCCGGGAACTGATGGCCAAAACCGGCAAGGGCAACCAGCTCAGGCTCCGGGCCATCGTCACCCGGGGGGAAGTGGATGAAACCACCCTGGAGAAACGGGCGATGCTCATGCGAACCGACTCCGTCCACGGGCCGTTTTCCGGGACAGTGGAGCCCGATATCGCCAATAAAGCACTCATCGTGAACGGCACGACCGTCCACATGATTTCCGCCTCCGACCCGTCGGGTATCGATTACACGAAATACGATATTCGCGACGCCCTGGTCATAGACAATACAGGCGCCTTCCGGGACGAGGCCTCCCTGGGCCAGCACCTGGGGTCCAAAGGGGTGGCAAAGGTATTGCTCACCGCCCCGGGCAAGGACATCCCCAACATTGTCCACGGGGTGAACCACCGGGAATTTGACCCGGAGCAGGTACATATATATTCTGCTGCATCCTGCACCACGAATGCCATTACTCCTATCCTGAAGGTGGTGGAGGACTCGCTGGGGATCCGAAAAGGACACCTGGAAACCATCCACGCCTACACCAACGACCAGAACCTGGTGGATAATATCCACGGGAAATACCGGCGAGGGCGGGCCGCCGCCCTGAATATGGTCATTACCGAAACGGGAGCCGGCAAGGCGGTTGCCAAGGCATTGCCCGCCCTGGAAGGCAAACTTACCTCCAACGCCATCCGCGTTCCGGTCCCGAATGGTTCCCTGGCCATCCTGAACCTGGAATTAAAAAACAAAACCAGCCTGGATAGCCTCAACACGATCCTCAAGAAATACGCCCTGGAAGGCGACCTGGTGGAACAGATCAAATTCAGCCTGAGCAATGAGCTTGTTTCCTCCGATATAATCGGTTCATCGGCTCCTGCGGTTTACGACAGCCGGGCCACGATTGTCTCGGGGGGCGGAAAAAACATCATCCTCTATGTTTGGTACGACAATGAATATGGCTATGCGCACCAGGTAATCCGGCTGGCCAAATACATTGCCAAGGTCCGCAGGTATACCTACTATTGA
- the trmD gene encoding tRNA (guanosine(37)-N1)-methyltransferase TrmD, whose product MRIDIVTVLPELLRSPFDASILKRAIDSGLVSVHLHNLRDYATNAYKQVDDYPFGGGAGMVLMAEPIDRCFSELTAQREYDEIIYMTPDGETLRQPAVNALSLKKNLLILCGHYKGVDQRIRDLWITREISIGDYVLSGGELGAAVLCDAIIRLLPGVLGDETSALTDTFQDNLLAPPIYTRPREFRGLSVPEVLTSGHSGKIEAWREEQAHLRTRERRPDLLDPGEDH is encoded by the coding sequence ATGCGCATCGATATCGTCACCGTCCTCCCGGAATTGCTCCGGAGCCCATTTGACGCCTCCATCCTCAAGCGGGCCATCGATAGCGGCCTGGTATCGGTTCACCTGCACAACCTCCGCGACTACGCCACCAACGCTTATAAACAGGTAGACGACTATCCCTTCGGGGGTGGGGCGGGCATGGTCCTGATGGCCGAACCCATCGACCGGTGTTTTTCCGAGCTTACCGCCCAGCGGGAATACGACGAAATTATTTACATGACGCCCGATGGGGAAACCCTCCGCCAGCCGGCCGTCAACGCGCTCTCCCTGAAAAAGAACCTGTTGATCCTCTGCGGGCATTATAAAGGGGTGGACCAACGGATCCGGGATCTGTGGATTACCCGGGAAATATCCATTGGCGATTACGTCCTCTCCGGAGGCGAACTGGGCGCAGCCGTACTCTGCGACGCCATCATCCGCCTGTTGCCGGGGGTTCTCGGGGACGAGACTTCCGCCCTGACGGACACCTTCCAGGATAACCTGCTCGCACCGCCCATATATACGCGGCCCCGGGAATTTCGCGGCTTGTCCGTGCCGGAAGTGCTCACCAGCGGGCACAGCGGCAAAATCGAGGCCTGGCGGGAAGAACAGGCGCACCTGCGCACCCGGGAACGTCGGCCCGACTTGCTCGACCCCGGGGAGGACCACTAA
- the rplS gene encoding 50S ribosomal protein L19, with protein MESLVSFVENEFVARKEFPKFSAGDTITVYYEIKEGEKTRTQFFRGVVIQRRGSGATETFTIRKMSGTVGVERIFPINMPALQKIEINKRGKVRRARIFYFRGLTGKKARIKEVRS; from the coding sequence ATGGAATCTTTAGTAAGCTTTGTCGAAAACGAATTTGTGGCCCGGAAGGAATTCCCGAAATTTTCCGCCGGCGACACGATCACCGTATACTACGAAATTAAGGAAGGTGAAAAAACGCGTACCCAGTTTTTCCGGGGCGTCGTTATCCAGCGCCGCGGCAGCGGGGCAACGGAGACCTTTACCATCCGCAAGATGAGCGGCACGGTTGGCGTTGAGCGGATCTTCCCGATCAATATGCCTGCCCTGCAAAAAATCGAAATCAACAAACGCGGGAAAGTTCGCCGGGCGCGGATTTTCTACTTCCGCGGACTTACCGGGAAAAAAGCCCGGATCAAAGAAGTACGTTCCTGA
- the rocD gene encoding ornithine--oxo-acid transaminase: MSVIEKRQSDKAIALEAQYGAHNYHPLPVVLSRGEGVYVWDVDGQKYYDFLSAYSAVNQGHCHPKIIGALTEQAQKLTLTSRAFYNDRLGEYEKYLCEFFGYDKVLPMNTGAEAVETAIKLGRKWGYEKKGIPDGRAKVIVCLNNFHGRTITIISASNDPVATEHFGPFTPGIVPIPYNDLEALEAAMGPDVAAFLVEPIQGEAGVNVPDADYLQKAHAICKEHNVLLMADEVQTGIARTGRLLASCGNCDCPEKNCSGTPDVKPDVLILGKAISGGVLPVSAVLANDPVMEVIRPGNHGSTFGGNPLACAVATAALEVVAEERLAEKADALGRLFREKMQEIIDDTDLVRLVRGKGLLNAIVIDDSEDSSTAWEICLALKENGLLAKPTHGNIIRFAPPLVMTEEELLDCLSIIRKTLLEYQQS, from the coding sequence ATGTCTGTAATTGAAAAGCGACAATCGGACAAGGCTATTGCCCTGGAAGCGCAGTACGGGGCGCATAACTACCATCCGCTGCCCGTAGTACTCAGCAGGGGCGAAGGGGTTTACGTCTGGGACGTAGACGGCCAAAAATATTACGATTTTTTATCGGCCTATTCGGCGGTAAACCAGGGGCACTGCCACCCGAAAATTATCGGGGCGCTCACGGAGCAGGCGCAAAAACTCACCCTCACCTCAAGGGCTTTTTACAACGACCGGCTGGGGGAGTACGAGAAATATCTGTGCGAATTCTTCGGGTACGATAAGGTACTGCCCATGAATACCGGGGCCGAAGCCGTGGAGACAGCTATCAAGCTCGGCAGGAAATGGGGATATGAGAAAAAGGGAATTCCGGATGGAAGGGCCAAGGTCATCGTCTGCCTGAACAACTTCCACGGCCGGACCATCACGATTATTTCCGCATCCAATGACCCGGTGGCCACCGAGCATTTCGGGCCGTTTACCCCGGGTATCGTCCCGATCCCGTACAACGACCTGGAAGCGCTGGAAGCTGCCATGGGGCCGGACGTAGCTGCTTTCCTGGTGGAACCCATTCAGGGGGAGGCCGGGGTGAATGTTCCCGATGCGGATTACCTCCAAAAGGCGCATGCCATTTGCAAGGAGCACAATGTCCTGCTCATGGCGGATGAAGTCCAGACCGGGATCGCCCGCACAGGGCGCCTGCTGGCCAGTTGCGGGAATTGCGACTGTCCGGAGAAGAACTGCAGCGGGACCCCGGATGTCAAACCCGACGTCCTGATTCTCGGCAAGGCGATCTCCGGCGGGGTGCTTCCCGTTTCCGCTGTCCTGGCCAACGACCCGGTGATGGAAGTCATCCGTCCGGGCAACCACGGATCCACATTCGGGGGGAATCCGCTGGCATGTGCAGTGGCAACCGCGGCCCTGGAAGTTGTAGCCGAGGAACGGCTGGCCGAAAAGGCCGATGCCCTGGGCCGCCTCTTCCGCGAAAAGATGCAGGAAATTATCGACGATACGGACCTGGTGCGGCTCGTTCGCGGCAAGGGCCTGCTGAATGCCATCGTCATTGACGATTCCGAGGATAGCTCCACCGCCTGGGAAATTTGCCTCGCCCTGAAAGAAAACGGCTTGCTGGCCAAGCCCACCCACGGGAACATCATCCGGTTTGCACCGCCTTTGGTCATGACCGAGGAGGAGTTGCTGGATTGCCTGTCGATCATCCGGAAAACCCTGCTGGAATATCAGCAATCATAA
- the rlmD gene encoding 23S rRNA (uracil(1939)-C(5))-methyltransferase RlmD, with protein sequence MARGRKHPFFEKIEVTGTAAKGKAVGRAPDGRVVFISGAVPGDTVSVQVFKKRKGHYEGRVTEILNPSPERIQPRCVHFGTCGGCKWQHMDYAAQLRFKQDEVVQNLVRIGKLDLPDIAPILPAPETYYYRNKMEFSFSDNRWLEPGEIASGEPVASRNALGLHIPGMWDKILDLQECHLQADPSNAIRLAVREYAESHGLAFFDTRKQEGLLRSLMLRNTASGQVMVLIQFYQDDASAREGLLDFLLDRFPQITSLFYTINRKGNDTLYDLDLICYHGTPYITEEMEGLAFRITPKSFYQTNSRQAYALYKKVRELAGLTGKERVYDLYTGLGTIAQFVARQAREVIGIEAVADAIEAARVNAAENGISNTRFFAGDMKELFTSEFLETHGRPDVVITDPPRDGMHKYVVAQLLEILPERIVYVSCNSATQARDLALMRDAYRVAHVQPVDMFPQTHHVENIVLLERRSHE encoded by the coding sequence ATGGCAAGAGGCAGGAAGCATCCATTTTTTGAAAAAATCGAAGTGACCGGTACCGCGGCAAAGGGAAAAGCGGTGGGCAGGGCCCCAGATGGCCGGGTGGTCTTTATTTCCGGAGCCGTCCCGGGGGATACCGTTTCGGTCCAGGTGTTCAAAAAGCGCAAGGGACACTACGAGGGCCGGGTAACAGAGATCCTGAATCCCTCCCCCGAACGCATTCAACCCCGGTGTGTCCATTTTGGCACCTGCGGGGGTTGCAAATGGCAACATATGGACTACGCCGCCCAACTCCGCTTTAAACAGGATGAAGTGGTTCAGAACCTGGTGCGTATCGGGAAGCTCGACCTTCCGGATATAGCCCCTATCCTCCCGGCCCCGGAAACCTATTACTACCGGAACAAAATGGAATTCTCCTTTTCGGATAACCGGTGGCTGGAACCCGGGGAAATCGCCTCCGGGGAACCGGTGGCAAGCCGGAACGCCCTGGGCCTGCATATCCCGGGGATGTGGGATAAAATCCTGGACCTGCAAGAATGCCACCTGCAGGCCGATCCGTCGAATGCTATCCGCCTGGCCGTCCGCGAGTATGCGGAATCTCACGGACTCGCCTTTTTTGACACCCGCAAACAGGAAGGCTTGTTGCGCAGCCTGATGCTTCGCAATACCGCATCGGGCCAGGTGATGGTACTTATCCAGTTCTACCAGGACGACGCCAGCGCCCGGGAAGGCCTGCTGGACTTCCTGCTGGATCGTTTCCCGCAAATCACCTCCCTGTTTTATACCATCAACCGCAAAGGGAACGATACGCTGTACGACCTGGACCTGATTTGCTACCACGGCACCCCTTATATCACAGAGGAGATGGAGGGGCTGGCCTTCAGGATCACCCCGAAATCGTTTTATCAGACCAATTCCCGTCAGGCATATGCGCTTTACAAAAAAGTACGGGAACTGGCGGGCCTCACCGGAAAAGAGCGGGTTTATGACCTGTATACCGGCCTGGGCACCATCGCCCAGTTTGTGGCCCGACAGGCCCGGGAGGTTATCGGGATTGAAGCCGTTGCCGACGCCATTGAGGCCGCCCGGGTAAATGCGGCCGAAAACGGCATCTCAAACACCCGGTTTTTTGCCGGGGATATGAAGGAACTCTTCACCTCGGAATTCCTGGAAACCCACGGCAGGCCGGATGTGGTGATCACGGACCCGCCCCGGGACGGAATGCACAAGTATGTCGTGGCCCAATTGCTGGAAATCCTGCCTGAGCGGATAGTCTATGTGAGTTGCAACAGCGCTACCCAGGCCCGCGACCTGGCCCTTATGCGGGATGCCTACCGGGTTGCACACGTTCAGCCTGTTGATATGTTCCCGCAGACGCACCACGTGGAAAATATCGTACTTTTAGAGCGCCGCAGCCATGAATAG
- a CDS encoding DUF6452 family protein, producing MLLATGFSGCEKDDICVDGDTPLLVVNFYDSEDPSSAKNVTSLRVIGIGNGDPVGTFTDRSNRDSIQLPLRADAPRTGFVLIRDSASDSEGVETGNRDTLYFDYEITEDFISRACGFVPNFENLQAGIQDDLSIWIDSVRVVNPTVESIQTTHVAIYH from the coding sequence ATGCTCCTGGCTACCGGTTTCAGCGGGTGCGAAAAGGACGATATTTGCGTGGACGGGGATACCCCCCTGCTCGTTGTTAATTTCTACGATTCGGAAGATCCCTCTTCCGCTAAAAACGTCACCAGCCTGCGGGTGATCGGCATTGGCAATGGGGACCCGGTGGGAACGTTTACCGACCGGTCCAACAGGGATTCCATCCAGTTGCCGCTGCGGGCGGATGCCCCGCGCACCGGGTTTGTCCTGATCCGGGATTCCGCCAGCGATTCGGAAGGGGTGGAAACAGGGAACCGGGATACGCTGTATTTCGATTACGAGATCACGGAGGATTTTATTTCCCGGGCCTGCGGCTTTGTCCCCAATTTCGAAAACCTCCAGGCCGGGATACAGGACGACCTCTCCATCTGGATCGACAGTGTCCGGGTCGTCAACCCCACCGTAGAATCAATCCAGACCACCCATGTTGCGATTTACCACTAG
- a CDS encoding DUF6048 family protein produces MLRFTTSLILILAVAGLTQVQGQQADSLSARGPAPADAYGIRLGADLSRLLITGLNEDYQGFELVGDYRISEKFYLAAELGNESRRVNELLDNENDVNIQSLYDITSRGSYLKAGLDYNTYTNWYGMNNQIIVGARAAFSSFRTDLDSYSYFNSNRYWNPDGFQPGPDAPVELDGLSAAWIELLLGVKAELFANIYMGASVRLGMLVSRTESDRMPHLWIPGFNRVTDGSSFGVGFNYTISYFLPLYRKARENPTQDD; encoded by the coding sequence ATGTTGCGATTTACCACTAGCCTGATATTGATCCTGGCGGTTGCCGGTCTGACGCAAGTGCAGGGCCAGCAAGCCGACAGTCTGTCTGCCCGGGGGCCCGCCCCGGCCGATGCCTACGGGATCCGGTTGGGTGCCGACCTGAGTCGCCTGCTGATTACGGGCCTCAATGAGGATTACCAGGGGTTTGAACTGGTGGGCGACTACCGCATATCCGAAAAATTCTACCTCGCTGCAGAGCTCGGGAATGAATCGCGGCGAGTGAACGAATTGCTCGACAATGAAAACGACGTAAACATCCAGTCGCTCTACGATATCACCAGCAGGGGCAGTTACCTGAAGGCCGGGCTCGACTACAATACCTATACCAACTGGTACGGGATGAACAACCAGATCATTGTGGGGGCGCGGGCGGCCTTCAGCAGTTTCCGCACCGACCTGGATTCCTATTCCTACTTCAATTCCAACCGTTACTGGAACCCGGACGGATTCCAGCCGGGCCCGGATGCTCCGGTGGAACTGGACGGGCTGAGTGCGGCGTGGATTGAATTGTTGTTGGGGGTGAAGGCGGAATTATTTGCCAACATCTACATGGGGGCTTCCGTCCGCCTCGGGATGCTCGTGAGCCGTACCGAATCGGACCGGATGCCGCACCTTTGGATCCCCGGGTTTAACCGCGTTACCGACGGAAGCAGTTTCGGGGTGGGCTTTAACTACACCATCAGCTACTTTTTGCCGCTTTACCGCAAGGCGCGGGAAAACCCCACACAGGACGATTAA
- a CDS encoding THUMP domain-containing class I SAM-dependent RNA methyltransferase — translation MLAKTLYGLEDVLAGELRSLGGGNVKTGVRCVFFDGDAGFMYKANLSLRTALRILVPVSDFRLRRAEDLYGKIQEVDWSRYLDPRMTFVVDTVLASDLFAHSLFVSQKAKDAIADQFRSSTGARPSVSVKDPDVRIHLHIQGNTAHLSLDSSGSSLHLRGYRTETNKAPLNEVLAAGMLLLSGWRGHSDFLDPMCGSGTLLIEAAMIACNIPPNINREAFGFQRWKDYDPELFRTIYDACLNRTRDFRYGISGYDKAPSAVRKAQENIRNANLDAFITLEQADFFKTSKSTRGPLHLATNPPYGERLPVDRETFYGNLGDTLKRQYPNTRAWLLVGDPEILKSVGLRTSRKIKLFNGSIESRLALFEIYEGSRKAKYQ, via the coding sequence ATGCTTGCTAAAACCCTATATGGGCTGGAAGACGTCCTGGCCGGGGAACTTCGGTCCCTGGGGGGAGGGAATGTGAAAACGGGTGTGCGATGCGTATTTTTTGACGGGGATGCGGGGTTTATGTACAAGGCGAACCTAAGCCTCAGGACCGCCCTGCGTATTTTGGTCCCGGTTTCGGATTTCAGGTTGCGTCGTGCCGAGGACCTGTATGGTAAAATCCAGGAGGTCGATTGGTCCCGCTACCTGGACCCGCGGATGACCTTTGTAGTGGATACGGTCCTGGCCAGCGACCTGTTTGCCCACTCGCTTTTTGTATCCCAGAAAGCCAAAGATGCCATTGCCGACCAGTTCCGGTCCAGTACCGGCGCCCGCCCCAGCGTCTCCGTAAAAGACCCGGATGTGCGGATTCACCTGCATATCCAGGGCAATACAGCCCACCTGTCCCTGGATAGCTCCGGGAGTTCGCTCCACCTCAGGGGGTACCGGACGGAGACCAACAAAGCGCCCCTCAATGAGGTGCTGGCCGCGGGGATGCTGTTGCTCAGCGGCTGGCGCGGACACTCCGATTTCCTCGATCCGATGTGCGGCAGCGGCACGCTGCTGATCGAAGCCGCCATGATTGCCTGCAACATTCCGCCAAACATCAACCGGGAGGCCTTCGGGTTTCAGAGATGGAAGGATTACGATCCCGAGCTGTTCCGGACCATTTACGATGCCTGCCTGAACCGGACACGGGATTTCCGGTATGGCATTAGCGGGTACGACAAGGCTCCTTCTGCTGTCCGCAAGGCGCAGGAGAATATTCGCAATGCGAACCTGGATGCCTTTATCACCCTGGAACAGGCGGATTTCTTCAAAACCTCCAAATCCACCAGGGGCCCCCTGCACCTGGCCACCAATCCACCTTACGGGGAACGCCTGCCCGTAGACCGGGAAACTTTTTACGGCAACCTGGGGGATACCCTCAAACGCCAATATCCAAATACCCGGGCCTGGTTGCTGGTAGGGGATCCGGAAATCCTAAAATCCGTCGGTTTGCGCACTTCCCGGAAAATCAAGCTGTTCAACGGGAGCATCGAGTCGCGTCTGGCCCTGTTTGAGATTTACGAAGGAAGTAGAAAAGCCAAGTACCAGTAA
- a CDS encoding ZIP family metal transporter, whose amino-acid sequence MGSKPTKPIATTPWHLILPALAVLLSFLFLVARRKRQAGRQGLLLAFSGAFLLGITLLELIPEAYNSGNPRLTGVFVGVGILLQIVLEFLSRGAEHGHVHTQTGGKFPLLLLLGLSLHALLEGVPLENNREFLLAIVIHKIPVALILGGFLLRSGLSAGAAWTFMVLFAAMTPLGALSGRIPVLEHGHPYVLGLVIGVLLHVSTVILFESSEGHSFNLRKLTAIVLGMVLAYLA is encoded by the coding sequence ATGGGCTCAAAACCAACGAAACCCATCGCAACAACCCCCTGGCACCTGATACTCCCAGCACTGGCCGTACTGCTGAGCTTCCTGTTCCTGGTGGCCAGGCGGAAACGGCAGGCCGGGCGGCAGGGGCTCCTGCTGGCTTTCAGCGGGGCCTTCCTACTGGGCATTACCCTGCTGGAACTCATCCCCGAAGCATATAATTCAGGTAATCCGCGGCTTACAGGCGTTTTCGTCGGAGTGGGCATCCTGCTGCAGATTGTCCTCGAGTTTTTGTCCCGCGGGGCGGAACACGGTCATGTCCACACGCAAACAGGTGGAAAATTCCCCCTGCTCCTGCTCCTCGGGCTCAGCCTTCATGCGCTGTTGGAAGGGGTTCCCCTGGAAAACAACCGCGAATTCCTGCTGGCAATCGTAATACATAAGATCCCTGTCGCCCTGATATTGGGGGGCTTCCTACTGCGCTCGGGTTTGTCTGCAGGGGCCGCATGGACATTTATGGTCCTCTTTGCGGCCATGACGCCGCTCGGCGCACTGTCCGGGCGCATCCCGGTGCTTGAGCACGGCCATCCCTATGTCCTGGGGCTGGTCATCGGCGTGCTCCTGCACGTGTCCACCGTGATCCTCTTCGAAAGCTCGGAAGGACATTCTTTCAACCTCCGAAAGCTGACGGCAATCGTGCTCGGGATGGTACTGGCATATTTGGCCTGA
- a CDS encoding ThuA domain-containing protein yields the protein MQKFLFLMICLAGCLEATTQDLPPIALTDQWLERIEALAPKSAEGKEDAGRNILVFSLHTGYEHWSIPHTEEVVKLLLSQSGFASSRASKDIAVFEPEVLAGFDAVVLNNTCPERDYRDLFYDVFRKNADMPESLRKSEAARLEKNLMDYVANGGGLVLLHGGTTIQNNSMAFSRMTGGSFDFHPPQQPVSIELAEPDHPLLRPFNGEGFTITDEPYFFKNAYSDKNFRPLLYMDARELYGLEPEYLEDPIRYISWIRAHGRGQIFVCAPTHNAQNFENAEFLEFLLSGIRYAAGSLDVPDAPVKKP from the coding sequence ATGCAAAAATTCCTTTTCCTTATGATTTGCCTGGCAGGATGCCTGGAAGCCACGACCCAGGACCTTCCGCCCATAGCGCTTACAGACCAATGGCTGGAGCGCATCGAGGCGCTTGCCCCCAAGAGCGCGGAAGGGAAAGAGGACGCTGGCCGGAACATCCTGGTTTTTTCATTGCATACAGGGTACGAGCACTGGTCCATACCCCATACCGAGGAGGTGGTAAAACTCCTGCTGTCCCAATCCGGGTTTGCCAGCTCCCGGGCCTCAAAGGATATCGCTGTTTTTGAACCGGAAGTTTTGGCCGGGTTTGACGCCGTGGTACTGAACAATACCTGCCCGGAGCGGGATTACCGGGACCTCTTCTACGACGTCTTCCGGAAAAACGCGGACATGCCGGAGAGCCTCAGGAAATCGGAAGCCGCCCGCCTTGAAAAAAACCTGATGGATTACGTTGCCAACGGGGGAGGCCTGGTGCTCCTGCACGGCGGCACGACCATACAAAACAATTCCATGGCCTTTAGCCGGATGACGGGCGGAAGCTTTGATTTTCACCCGCCCCAGCAGCCGGTGTCCATTGAGCTGGCGGAACCGGACCATCCCCTGCTCCGCCCTTTCAACGGCGAGGGGTTTACCATTACGGACGAACCCTATTTCTTCAAAAACGCCTATTCGGATAAGAATTTTCGGCCGTTGCTCTACATGGATGCTCGCGAACTTTACGGGTTGGAACCGGAATACCTGGAGGATCCCATCCGGTATATTTCCTGGATCAGGGCCCATGGCCGGGGCCAGATTTTTGTATGTGCCCCCACACATAATGCCCAGAACTTCGAAAACGCCGAATTCCTGGAATTCCTCTTGTCGGGTATTCGCTATGCGGCGGGCAGCCTGGACGTGCCGGATGCCCCGGTAAAAAAACCCTGA
- the trhA gene encoding PAQR family membrane homeostasis protein TrhA: protein MGHIDYKQEEHWNTGTHALGILLGVIGAVYLIGQSDRMDTISRMAVWIYSFSILLLFTASTAYHWVADPRIKRRLRILDHISIYYLIAGTYTPVALITLRDGNGWILFWVIWGMALFGTVLKLFFTGRFEIFSLLLYLIMGWLIVIDLSSLLQQLSPEGTFWLGLGGAFYTLGIFFYAIRRIPFNHMIWHFFVLGGAISHWFLILGLIRAA, encoded by the coding sequence ATGGGGCACATCGATTACAAACAAGAGGAACACTGGAATACGGGCACCCACGCCCTGGGAATCCTTCTGGGGGTCATCGGGGCTGTGTACCTCATTGGGCAATCAGACCGGATGGATACCATATCCCGGATGGCCGTCTGGATCTATTCCTTTTCCATTTTGCTGCTTTTCACCGCCTCCACGGCCTACCACTGGGTAGCGGATCCCCGGATAAAACGGCGCCTGCGGATCCTGGACCATATCAGTATCTATTACCTGATCGCCGGCACCTATACCCCGGTGGCCCTGATCACCCTGAGGGACGGGAATGGATGGATTCTCTTCTGGGTTATTTGGGGGATGGCGCTGTTCGGCACGGTGCTGAAACTCTTTTTTACCGGCCGTTTCGAAATTTTTTCGCTCCTCCTGTATCTGATCATGGGGTGGCTGATTGTCATCGATTTGTCGTCCCTGTTGCAGCAGCTTAGCCCGGAAGGCACCTTCTGGTTGGGTCTGGGCGGGGCATTCTATACGCTGGGAATTTTCTTTTACGCCATTCGGCGAATTCCCTTCAACCACATGATCTGGCATTTTTTTGTCCTTGGAGGAGCTATTTCGCATTGGTTCCTGATCCTCGGCCTTATTCGTGCTGCCTGA